In Harpia harpyja isolate bHarHar1 chromosome 12, bHarHar1 primary haplotype, whole genome shotgun sequence, a single window of DNA contains:
- the CRYBA1 gene encoding LOW QUALITY PROTEIN: beta-crystallin A3 (The sequence of the model RefSeq protein was modified relative to this genomic sequence to represent the inferred CDS: deleted 1 base in 1 codon), which translates to MGEAAVPPELDTVPAAKMAQTNPLPVPMGPWKSFRSRGRENRQPQPCHPPVPERLRSSLQTAPLPRELISAGITVYDQENFQGKRMEFTSACPNIMECGFDNIRSLKVECGAWVGYEHTGFCGQQFILERGEYPRWDAWSGSNAYHIERLMSFRPVCSANHKESKITIFEKDNFIGRQWEIGDDYPSLQAMGWANNEVGSMKIQCGAWVCYQYPGYRGYQYVLESDHHGGDYKHWREWGSHAQTSQIQSIRRVQQ; encoded by the exons ATGGGCGAAGCAGCAGTA CCGCCTGAGCTAG aCACCGTTCCAGCAGCAAAGATGGCTCAGACAAACCCTCTGCCTGTCCCCATGGGCCCTTGGAAG AGCTTTCGGAGCAGAGGCCGGGAGAACCgccagccacagccctgccacccGCCCGTCCCAGAACGGCTCCGCTCCTCTCTCCAGACGGCACCGCTGCCCCGGGAACTGATCTCCGCAGGG ATCACTGTGTACGACCAAGAAAACTTCCAGGGCAAGAGGATGGAGTTCACTTCAGCCTGTCCAAACATCATGGAGTGCGGCTTCGACAACATCCGTTCCCTGAAGGTGGAGTGCGGCGC CTGGGTCGGTTACGAGCACACCGGCTTCTGCGGACAGCAGTTCATCCTGGAGAGGGGAGAGTACCCACGCTGGGACGCCTGGAGCGGCAGCAACGCCTACCACATCGAGCGCTTGATGTCCTTCCGCCCCGTCTGCTCCGCT AATCACAAGGAATCCAAGATCACCATCTTCGAGAAAGACAACTTCATCGGCCGCCAGTGGGAGATAGGCGACGACTACCCCTCGCTGCAGGCCATGGGCTGGGCCAACAACGAAGTGGGCTCCATGAAGATCCAGTGTGGCGC CTGGGTTTGCTACCAGTATCCCGGGTACCGTGGCTACCAGTACGTCCTGGAGTCTGACCACCACGGAGGAGACTACAAGCACTGGAGAGAGTGGGGTTCGCACGCCCAGACCTCCCAGATCCAATCCATCAGGCGTGTCCAGCAGTAA